In the genome of Pseudomonas sp. HS6, one region contains:
- a CDS encoding MBL fold metallo-hydrolase: MPALIEAFLDPASSTYSYVVYEADGGQCAIVDPVLDYDGAAGRTCTAQADKIIAFVHAHNLQVQWLLETHAHADHLSAAPYLRRELGGKIAIGESISKVQNVFKALFNLEPEFRVDGSQFDHLFAPNESFRIGNLKATALHVPGHTPADMAYLIDGEQILVGDTLFMPDVGTARCDFPGGNAHQLFNSIHKLLAFPASVKLYVCHDYPPAGRASQCQTTVGEQRKNNIHVHDGVDEAAFVEMRTRRDAGLGMPTLLLPAIQVNVRAGNLPPAEANGVTYLKIPINSL; encoded by the coding sequence ATGCCCGCGCTGATTGAAGCTTTCCTCGACCCCGCCTCTTCGACCTACAGTTATGTGGTCTACGAGGCCGATGGCGGGCAGTGCGCAATCGTCGATCCGGTGCTTGATTACGACGGCGCTGCCGGTCGCACCTGCACGGCTCAGGCCGACAAGATCATTGCCTTCGTACACGCCCACAATCTGCAAGTGCAATGGCTGCTGGAAACCCATGCCCACGCCGATCACCTGTCTGCCGCGCCCTATCTGCGCCGCGAACTGGGCGGAAAAATCGCCATTGGCGAATCAATCAGCAAAGTGCAGAACGTGTTCAAGGCGCTGTTCAACCTCGAGCCGGAATTTCGCGTCGACGGCTCGCAGTTCGATCACCTGTTCGCGCCAAACGAGTCGTTCCGGATCGGCAACCTCAAGGCCACCGCCCTGCACGTCCCCGGCCACACCCCGGCGGACATGGCCTACCTGATCGACGGCGAGCAGATCCTGGTCGGAGATACGCTGTTCATGCCCGACGTCGGCACCGCCCGTTGCGACTTCCCCGGTGGCAACGCGCATCAACTGTTCAATTCGATCCACAAATTGCTGGCCTTCCCCGCCAGCGTGAAGCTCTACGTCTGCCACGACTACCCACCCGCAGGTCGCGCCTCACAGTGCCAGACCACCGTTGGCGAACAGCGTAAAAACAATATCCATGTGCATGACGGCGTCGACGAAGCCGCATTTGTCGAGATGCGTACCCGGCGTGATGCAGGACTTGGAATGCCGACGCTGCTGCTGCCAGCGATTCAGGTGAATGTGCGGGCGGGGAATCTGCCACCGGCGGAAGCCAATGGTGTGACCTACCTGAAGATTCCGATTAACTCGCTATGA
- a CDS encoding tyrosinase family protein, with product MDIRRNHRDMSPQQKSAFVEAVLRLKNNVNSVLRPGQQSRYDDFVQIHKNSMGRGNPLVPNPHQSPLFYPWHRVLIRQFELALQAAVDDPRITLPYWNWQLGGADNPFTSHFMGGNGDNTQNQLVTTGPFSNNQSQFIVSVWDEGIGGAGLRRNLGANGALPSPEAVISALNRGSNWMEPEGWGSFSENQLHNPVHSWVGGNMGESSSPNDPIFFLHHCYLDLLWERWRLQHPNVAFFSAEGRYVGELAASTLVFHPENEPAPWAQTFGVEQALSTEELGYRYEYI from the coding sequence ATGGATATTCGCCGTAACCACCGAGATATGTCGCCGCAACAGAAATCCGCTTTTGTCGAGGCGGTGCTGAGACTCAAAAACAACGTCAACAGCGTGCTGCGCCCCGGGCAACAAAGCCGCTACGATGACTTTGTCCAGATACACAAGAATTCGATGGGGCGTGGCAATCCGCTCGTGCCCAACCCGCATCAGAGCCCCCTGTTTTATCCGTGGCACCGAGTACTGATCCGCCAGTTCGAACTGGCGCTGCAGGCCGCTGTCGACGACCCTCGCATCACACTGCCCTATTGGAACTGGCAACTCGGCGGAGCCGACAACCCGTTCACCTCGCACTTCATGGGCGGTAATGGTGACAACACCCAGAACCAGCTCGTAACAACCGGGCCCTTTTCCAACAACCAGTCGCAATTCATTGTTTCCGTATGGGACGAAGGAATCGGCGGGGCCGGCTTGCGTCGCAATCTCGGTGCCAATGGAGCCTTGCCGTCGCCTGAAGCGGTCATTTCTGCCCTCAACCGCGGCTCCAACTGGATGGAACCTGAAGGTTGGGGCAGCTTCTCAGAGAATCAGTTGCACAACCCGGTACATTCATGGGTAGGAGGCAACATGGGGGAATCCTCTTCACCGAACGATCCGATATTCTTCCTGCATCATTGCTATCTGGATTTGCTATGGGAACGCTGGAGGCTCCAGCATCCAAACGTTGCATTTTTCTCAGCCGAGGGTCGATACGTGGGTGAATTGGCTGCCTCGACGCTGGTCTTTCACCCTGAGAACGAACCCGCTCCCTGGGCGCAGACCTTTGGGGTTGAACAGGCACTCTCCACAGAAGAACTGGGCTATCGATATGAGTACATTTAA
- the bkdR gene encoding Bkd operon transcriptional regulator BkdR, whose translation MRKLDRTDIGILNSLQENARITNADLARSVNLSPTPCFNRVKAMEELGLIREQVTLLDADLLGLHVNVFIHVSLEKQVEEALQHFEEAISDRPEVMECYLMAGDPDYLIRVLVPTIQSLERFMMDFLTKVPGVANIRSSFALKQVRYKTALPLPANGLTLGN comes from the coding sequence ATGCGCAAACTGGACCGTACCGACATCGGCATTCTCAACAGCCTTCAAGAGAACGCACGCATCACCAACGCCGACCTGGCCCGTTCGGTCAATCTCTCGCCGACGCCTTGCTTCAACCGGGTCAAGGCGATGGAAGAACTGGGGTTGATCCGCGAACAAGTGACCCTGCTGGATGCCGATCTGCTGGGGCTGCATGTGAACGTGTTCATTCACGTCAGCCTTGAGAAGCAGGTAGAAGAGGCCTTGCAGCATTTCGAAGAAGCGATTTCCGACCGCCCGGAAGTCATGGAGTGCTACCTGATGGCCGGCGACCCGGACTATCTGATCCGGGTGCTGGTGCCGACCATTCAGTCGCTTGAGCGCTTCATGATGGATTTTCTGACCAAGGTGCCGGGGGTGGCCAACATTCGGTCAAGCTTTGCGCTCAAGCAGGTGCGTTATAAAACGGCGTTGCCGTTGCCGGCGAACGGTTTGACGCTGGGGAACTGA
- a CDS encoding 3-methyl-2-oxobutanoate dehydrogenase (2-methylpropanoyl-transferring) subunit alpha: protein MTQAYEPLRLHVPEPSGRPGCKTDFSYLHLTDAGTVRKPSIDVEPADTADLARGLIRVLDDQGNALGPWAENVPVEILRKGMRAMLKTRIYDNRMVVAQRQKKMSFYMQSLGEEAIGSAQALALNIDDMCFPTYRQQSILMARDVPLVDLICQLLSNERDPLKGRQLPIMYSVKDAGFFTISGNLATQFIQGVGWGMASAIKGDTKIASAWIGDGATAESDFHTALTFAHVYRAPVILNVVNNQWAISTFQAIAGGEATTFAGRGVGCGIASLRVDGNDFYAVYAASAWAAERARRNLGPTMIEWVTYRAGPHSTSDDPSKYRPADDWSHFPLGDPIARLKQHLIKVGHWSEEEHAAVSAELEAEVIAAQKQAEQYGTLAGGQIPSAATMFEDVYKEMPEHLKRQRQQLGI, encoded by the coding sequence ATGACCCAAGCGTATGAACCGCTGCGTCTGCACGTCCCTGAACCCTCGGGCCGCCCAGGCTGCAAAACCGATTTCTCCTACCTGCATCTGACCGATGCCGGCACGGTGCGCAAACCTTCCATCGACGTTGAACCCGCCGACACTGCCGATCTGGCCCGTGGCCTGATCCGCGTGCTCGACGATCAGGGCAACGCCCTCGGCCCATGGGCCGAAAACGTGCCGGTCGAGATCCTGCGCAAAGGCATGCGTGCCATGCTCAAGACCCGGATCTACGACAACCGCATGGTGGTCGCCCAGCGTCAGAAAAAAATGTCGTTCTACATGCAAAGCCTTGGCGAAGAAGCCATCGGCAGCGCCCAGGCCCTGGCCTTGAACATCGACGACATGTGCTTCCCGACCTACCGCCAGCAAAGCATCCTGATGGCCCGCGACGTACCGCTGGTCGACCTGATCTGCCAGTTGCTGTCCAACGAGCGCGATCCGCTCAAGGGGCGTCAGCTGCCGATCATGTACTCGGTCAAGGACGCCGGTTTCTTCACCATTTCCGGCAACCTCGCCACCCAGTTCATTCAAGGCGTGGGCTGGGGCATGGCCTCGGCGATCAAGGGCGACACCAAAATCGCCTCGGCCTGGATCGGTGACGGCGCCACCGCCGAATCGGACTTCCACACTGCCCTCACCTTCGCTCACGTTTACCGTGCGCCAGTGATTCTCAATGTGGTCAACAACCAGTGGGCGATCTCGACCTTCCAGGCCATTGCCGGCGGTGAAGCCACCACCTTCGCCGGACGCGGCGTCGGTTGCGGCATCGCCTCGCTGCGGGTTGACGGCAACGATTTCTACGCGGTCTACGCCGCCTCCGCCTGGGCTGCAGAACGCGCTCGCCGCAACCTCGGCCCGACCATGATCGAATGGGTCACCTATCGCGCGGGCCCGCACTCGACCTCCGACGATCCGTCCAAATACCGCCCTGCCGACGACTGGAGCCACTTCCCGCTGGGCGACCCGATTGCCCGCCTGAAACAGCACCTGATCAAGGTCGGCCACTGGTCTGAAGAAGAGCACGCCGCCGTCAGCGCCGAGCTTGAAGCCGAAGTGATCGCCGCACAGAAACAGGCCGAACAGTACGGCACCCTCGCCGGCGGCCAGATTCCGAGCGCCGCGACCATGTTCGAAGACGTCTACAAAGAGATGCCGGAGCACTTGAAGCGCCAGCGTCAGCAGTTGGGGATCTGA
- a CDS encoding alpha-ketoacid dehydrogenase subunit beta, translated as MNDHNNNIQLETAMTTTTMTMIQALRSAMDVMLERDDNVVVFGQDVGYFGGVFRCTEGLQTKYGTSRVFDAPISESGIVGVAVGMGAYGLRPVAEIQFADYVYPASDQIISEAARLRYRSAGEFTAPMTLRMPCGGGIYGGQTHSQSIEAMFTQVCGLRTVMPSNPYDAKGLLIASIENDDPVIFLEPKRLYNGPFDGHHDRPVTPWSKHPAAQVPDGYYTVPLDVAAITRPGKDVTVLTYGTTVYVSQVAAEESGVDAEVIDLRSLWPLDLETIVKSVKKTGRCVVVHEATRTCGFGAELVSLVQEHCFHHLEAPIERVTGWDTPYPHAQEWAYFPGPSRVGAALKRVMEV; from the coding sequence ATGAACGATCACAACAACAATATTCAGTTGGAAACCGCCATGACCACGACCACCATGACCATGATCCAGGCCCTGCGCTCGGCCATGGATGTGATGCTTGAGCGTGACGACAACGTCGTGGTGTTCGGCCAGGACGTCGGCTACTTCGGCGGCGTGTTCCGTTGCACCGAAGGCCTGCAGACCAAGTACGGCACCTCGCGGGTGTTCGACGCGCCGATCTCCGAGAGCGGCATCGTCGGTGTCGCCGTGGGCATGGGCGCTTATGGCTTGCGTCCGGTTGCTGAAATCCAGTTCGCCGACTACGTGTATCCAGCCTCTGACCAGATCATTTCCGAAGCCGCCCGCCTGCGTTATCGCTCGGCCGGTGAGTTCACCGCCCCGATGACCCTGCGCATGCCTTGCGGCGGTGGCATCTACGGCGGTCAGACCCACAGCCAGAGCATCGAGGCGATGTTCACTCAGGTCTGCGGCCTGCGCACCGTCATGCCTTCCAACCCGTATGACGCCAAAGGCCTGCTGATCGCCTCCATCGAAAACGATGACCCGGTGATCTTCCTCGAGCCAAAACGCCTGTACAACGGCCCGTTCGACGGCCACCACGATCGCCCGGTAACCCCGTGGTCGAAACACCCGGCCGCGCAAGTACCGGACGGTTACTACACCGTGCCGCTGGACGTTGCCGCCATCACTCGTCCGGGCAAGGACGTAACCGTGCTGACCTATGGCACCACCGTTTACGTGTCGCAAGTTGCTGCTGAAGAAAGCGGCGTTGACGCTGAAGTCATCGACCTGCGCAGCCTGTGGCCGCTGGACCTGGAAACCATCGTCAAATCCGTGAAGAAAACCGGCCGCTGCGTCGTGGTTCACGAAGCCACCCGCACCTGCGGTTTCGGCGCCGAACTGGTGTCGCTGGTACAAGAGCATTGCTTCCACCACCTGGAAGCGCCGATCGAACGCGTCACTGGTTGGGACACCCCTTACCCGCACGCGCAAGAGTGGGCGTATTTCCCTGGGCCGTCCCGAGTGGGCGCGGCGCTGAAACGGGTCATGGAGGTCTGA
- a CDS encoding dihydrolipoamide acetyltransferase family protein has translation MGTHVIKMPDIGEGIAEVELSQWHVKVGDLVVEDQVLADVMTDKAMVDIPSPVHGKVIALGGQPGEVMAVGSILISIEVEGAGNLKESDKPAPAPAKEPVAPKVEAVAESKPAVAAPRPAAAVCQGPMVAREADERPLASPAVRKHALDLGIQLRLVRGSGPAGRVLHEDLDAYLAQGQSNASAPASAAYAQRNDEEQIQVIGMRRKIAQRMQDATQRAAHFSYVEEIDVTAIEELRAHLNEKHGASRGKLTLLPFLVRALVVALRDFPQMNARYDDEAQVITRLGAVHVGVATQSDVGLMVPVVRHAEARSLWDSAAEISRLANAARNGKASRDELSGSTITLTSLGALGGIVSTPVLNLPEVAIVGVNKIVERPMVVKGQVVIRKMMNLSSSFDHRVVDGMDAALFIQAIRGLLEQPATLFVE, from the coding sequence ATGGGCACGCACGTTATCAAGATGCCGGACATCGGCGAAGGCATCGCAGAAGTAGAACTGTCGCAGTGGCACGTCAAGGTTGGCGATCTGGTCGTTGAAGACCAGGTGCTGGCGGATGTGATGACCGACAAGGCGATGGTGGATATTCCTTCGCCGGTCCACGGCAAAGTGATTGCACTGGGCGGTCAGCCGGGTGAAGTGATGGCGGTCGGCAGTATTCTGATCAGCATCGAAGTGGAAGGCGCGGGCAATCTGAAGGAGTCCGATAAACCGGCTCCTGCTCCTGCGAAAGAACCTGTTGCACCCAAAGTCGAAGCCGTCGCTGAAAGCAAACCTGCTGTTGCCGCGCCGCGTCCGGCGGCTGCCGTTTGCCAAGGCCCGATGGTTGCCCGCGAAGCCGATGAGCGTCCGCTGGCCTCGCCGGCCGTGCGCAAACATGCGCTGGATCTGGGCATTCAACTGCGTCTGGTGCGCGGTTCCGGCCCGGCCGGTCGTGTGTTGCACGAAGACCTCGACGCCTATCTGGCACAAGGTCAGTCGAACGCTTCGGCACCGGCATCTGCCGCCTACGCCCAACGTAATGATGAAGAACAGATTCAAGTGATCGGCATGCGCCGCAAGATTGCCCAGCGCATGCAGGACGCCACTCAGCGTGCCGCGCACTTCAGTTATGTCGAAGAAATCGACGTCACCGCGATTGAAGAACTGCGTGCACACCTGAACGAAAAACACGGCGCCAGCCGTGGCAAGCTGACCTTGCTGCCGTTCCTGGTACGTGCACTGGTCGTCGCCCTGCGCGACTTCCCGCAGATGAACGCCCGTTACGACGACGAAGCCCAGGTCATCACCCGTCTCGGCGCTGTGCATGTCGGCGTCGCCACTCAAAGTGATGTCGGCCTGATGGTGCCGGTGGTGCGTCACGCCGAGGCACGTAGCCTGTGGGACAGCGCCGCAGAAATCTCCCGCCTGGCCAACGCCGCCCGCAATGGCAAGGCCAGCCGCGATGAACTGTCCGGCTCGACCATCACCCTGACCAGCCTCGGCGCCCTCGGCGGCATCGTCAGTACCCCCGTGCTGAATCTGCCGGAAGTGGCGATCGTCGGTGTGAACAAAATCGTCGAACGCCCGATGGTCGTCAAAGGCCAGGTGGTGATCCGCAAGATGATGAACCTCTCCAGCTCCTTCGATCACCGCGTGGTCGACGGCATGGACGCGGCGCTCTTCATCCAGGCCATTCGTGGC